Proteins encoded by one window of bacterium:
- a CDS encoding NTP transferase domain-containing protein, protein MHAVILAGGKGTRLHPYTNDVPKPLVPLGETPIIEVLLRQMQRSGVTTVDVAVNHLAHLIMAVLGDGKSLGLTVNYSVEDKPLSTVAPIKLIKDLPEHFIVANGDILTDLDVRKLYEYHLQKKGGMTIATYIRTEKIDFGVLDSTAEGRVVQFAEKPNLQFAVSMGVYVFSREILKYVPDDQPFGFDELVLTLLAHDEPIMQYPFDGFWLDIGRTDDYQRALTELDRIKSWLR, encoded by the coding sequence ATGCACGCGGTTATCCTCGCCGGGGGGAAAGGGACACGGTTACATCCGTATACCAACGATGTCCCCAAGCCGTTAGTGCCTCTCGGCGAGACGCCGATCATCGAGGTACTTCTTCGTCAGATGCAGCGCTCCGGGGTGACGACCGTGGATGTGGCGGTGAATCATCTGGCGCATCTGATCATGGCGGTACTGGGGGATGGAAAGTCGCTCGGGCTGACAGTGAATTATTCGGTGGAGGATAAGCCGCTCTCAACGGTTGCGCCGATCAAGCTGATCAAAGATCTGCCTGAGCATTTCATCGTGGCCAACGGCGATATCCTGACCGATCTGGATGTGCGGAAGCTCTATGAGTATCATCTGCAGAAAAAGGGGGGGATGACGATCGCCACCTATATCCGAACCGAGAAGATCGATTTCGGCGTATTGGATTCGACTGCGGAGGGACGCGTCGTGCAATTCGCCGAAAAGCCGAACCTGCAGTTTGCGGTCTCGATGGGAGTGTATGTTTTTTCCCGCGAGATCCTTAAGTATGTGCCGGATGACCAGCCGTTCGGGTTTGACGAACTAGTGTTGACCTTGCTCGCTCATGATGAGCCGATCATGCAGTATCCGTTTGATGGGTTCTGGCTGGATATAGGTCGGACGGATGATTATCAGCGGGCACTGACGGAGCTGGACCGGATCAAGAGCTGGCTACGCTAA
- a CDS encoding NAD(P)/FAD-dependent oxidoreductase, which yields MQLSIHQLPDQLWDIAIIGAGPAGTTAATLLAKHGFSVLLLERHHIPRDKVCGDVLLPDAIAMLDKLGPLDQVRQAGHTLNSMRIYSPGRYSFDIDAEYLTLPRRQLDTLLARHAHQSGATICHATVTIVTHESDHAALHLDTGQLIRARLCLIATGSQVDTAHKLGLVADPHPDALAMRCYLESESTLPHGILSYDRELRPGYAWIFPLGNGRYNVGCGMLLHGQPDAGRKLRTMFDRFCADFPPMQQLLANGKLISHLTGAGIRTSFGPSDLISRERICAIGETIGTTFPFTGEGIGTAMRSAQIAADHAAIILSGEAPAFEPAVISMHNSFDELFSGYRKTERWLKYGWVNDLIARRVEKSRFLKQACRGIILGTANPNEVYSLKGIVKAFLK from the coding sequence ATGCAACTCTCCATTCACCAACTCCCCGATCAGCTCTGGGATATCGCCATCATCGGTGCCGGTCCCGCGGGAACAACCGCGGCCACACTCCTCGCTAAGCATGGCTTCTCCGTTCTCCTCCTCGAACGTCACCACATCCCGCGTGACAAAGTCTGTGGCGATGTTCTCCTTCCCGATGCAATCGCCATGCTCGACAAGCTCGGCCCGCTCGATCAGGTTCGACAGGCCGGACATACGCTCAACTCTATGCGCATTTATAGTCCCGGCCGATATTCCTTTGATATCGATGCAGAATATCTCACTCTCCCGCGCAGACAGCTGGATACCCTCCTTGCGCGCCATGCTCACCAGTCAGGCGCCACTATCTGTCACGCTACCGTAACGATTGTCACCCACGAATCCGACCATGCGGCATTACATCTCGATACCGGCCAATTGATCCGTGCCAGACTCTGTCTTATCGCAACCGGATCACAAGTCGACACCGCTCACAAACTTGGCCTGGTGGCCGACCCTCACCCCGATGCTCTCGCCATGCGATGTTATCTGGAATCGGAATCAACTCTCCCGCATGGCATCCTTTCGTATGACAGAGAACTCCGCCCCGGCTATGCCTGGATCTTCCCGCTCGGCAACGGGAGATACAATGTCGGATGCGGCATGCTTCTGCATGGTCAGCCCGATGCCGGCCGAAAACTTCGTACCATGTTCGACCGCTTTTGCGCGGATTTCCCCCCCATGCAGCAGCTTCTCGCCAATGGGAAACTGATCTCGCATCTGACCGGCGCAGGGATCCGCACCTCGTTCGGACCGAGTGACTTGATCTCGCGCGAACGGATATGCGCAATCGGCGAAACCATCGGCACCACCTTCCCTTTCACCGGCGAAGGGATCGGCACTGCCATGCGATCCGCCCAGATCGCGGCAGACCACGCCGCAATAATCTTAAGTGGTGAAGCTCCGGCCTTTGAACCCGCCGTCATCTCTATGCACAACAGCTTTGATGAACTTTTCTCTGGATACAGAAAAACCGAACGATGGCTCAAATATGGCTGGGTGAATGACCTGATCGCGCGACGAGTCGAAAAGAGCAGATTCCTGAAGCAAGCCTGCCGCGGCATTATCCTCGGCACCGCCAATCCTAATGAAGTCTATTCGCTGAAGGGGATTGTGAAAGCGTTTCTGAAATAA